In Paralichthys olivaceus isolate ysfri-2021 chromosome 1, ASM2471397v2, whole genome shotgun sequence, the following are encoded in one genomic region:
- the LOC109624808 gene encoding uncharacterized protein: MGLLAVVVMLISIYTLARSAEGCSGFQHLENGRTFFRYSGLFVIFRCRPGYKLHGYKTNSCVSGHWSRDPPVCVGSGCSDPGPLTHGTSSMNEDGSWAVFSCNNGFRLLGPSMLYCKGHNWNSTKPVCKEFDMMNSVSGVSVQKAAAVLKTQQQSHYDTVANTPSKDANLKFGLALSHTPPQRSNSERIKVTNPKVHLQQHVQFPSLKVKGRLQETNDAQRLETGTGILGTEATAPDANLKIVGEVTQMFPVRSNLSTAVSSTSSLVSATERPISSPPLISTAQTSPVTAVKHMFPTVVRFGRPVRLQEHVTPSEVVTISSETAGEDQLVTGVQYPSSFSSVDKEEPRETLASTSSPALLPLSPTSSSPDSTSQSSIQSQMPNVTFPYNISTTNIAKSQRTKLRNLLTNTTSTPPLLFPSLSRRPVCPYPPVPTHGTFYFRNVENPGPRAYRHYIQYACYPGYTLAHGAVHSFCQEGATWSGITPVCLELTPCSVNNGGCSQLCSHSQHLNQSSNQTQLGAQCHCRPGFTLLDDGQTCQDLDECADGQHQCHQRCINTFGSFKCGCDDGYHPAPDQTSCLDINECQEQKCEWQCINLLGSHRCICPRGYTLHRDGQRCQDINECSQRNGGCSHLCVNRRGGYKCACPASHRLSPYSWKKCVQRATATTAG; encoded by the exons ATGGGGCTTCTGGCAGTAGTGGTCATGCTGATCAGCATCTACACTCTGG CACGTTCTGCTGAGGGATGCAGTGGTTTTCAACACCTGGAGAATGGGAGGACATTTTTCCGTTACAGTGGACTGTTTGTGATCTTCCGCTGTCGTCCTGGCTACAAGCTCCATGGGTATAAAACCAACAGCTGTGTGTCTGGACACTGGTCCCGGGACCCACCAGTCTGTGTTG GCTCTGGCTGCTCCGACCCGGGGCCCCTGACCCACGGAACAAGCAGCATGAATGAGGATGGCTCATGGGCAGTTTTCAGCTGTAATAATGGTTTTCGTCTACTTGGGCCCTCAATGTTATATTGTAAGGGCCACAACTGGAATAGCACAAAGCCTGTATGCAAAG AGTTCGACATGATGAACTCAGTTTCAGGTGTTAGTGTGCAAAAGGCTGCTGCCGTCCTGAAGACCCAGCAACAATCCCACTACGACACTGTGGCCAACACACCGTCCAAAGATGCAAACCTCAAGTTTGGCCTAGCTTTGTCTCATACTCCACCGCAGAGGTCCAACAGTGAGAGGATTAAAGTGACAAACCCAAAAGTCCACTTGCAGCAGCACGTTCAGTTTCCCAGTTTAAAAGTCAAAGGTCGACTTCAGGAGACCAATGACGctcaaagactggaaacaggaacTGGGATTCTTGGCACAGAGGCAACAGCTCCAGATGCGAATTTAAAAATAGTGGGTGAAGTCACTCAAATGTTTCCTGTTAGATCAAATCTATCTACTGCCGTCTCATCGACCTCATCGTTAGTGTCAGCAACAGAGCGACCAATTTCTTCACCACCATTGATTTCAACAGCCCAGACATCACCTGTCACTGCAGTCAAGCATATGTTCCCGACCGTGGTCAGATTCGGACGACCTGTCAGACTCCAGGAGCACGTGACTCCCTCTGAAGTGGTAACAATCTCTTCAGAAACTGCAGGTGAAGACCAACTGGTAACTGGTGTCCAGTATCCTTCATCATTCAGCTCTGTAGATAAAGAGGAGCCCAGAGAGACCTTAGCATCCACTTCATCTCCTGCTTTATTGCCACTGTCCCCTACTTCCTCAAGTCCTGACTCCACCTCCCAGTCCAGTATCCAATCACAAATGCCTAATGTTACCTTTCCATATAACATTTCCACCACCAACATCGCAAAATCTCAAAGGACCAAACTCCGTAACCTCCTGACAAACACCACCTCCACGCCACCTTTGCTGTTTCCGAGTCTCAGCCGACGACCCGTGTGCCCGTACCCACCTGTGCCCACCCACGGGACCTTCTACTTCCGTAATGTAGAGAATCCTGGTCCCAGAGCGTACagacattacatacagtacgcCTGCTATCCCGGATACACACTGGCTCATGGAGCTGTACATAGCTTCTGCCAAGAGGGGGCGACCTGGAGCGGAATCACGCCTGTCTGTTTGG AGTTGACGCCATGTTCCGTGAACAACGGAGGCTGTTCCCAGCTGTGCTCTCACTCCCAACACCTCAACCAGAGCTCCAACCAGACTCAGCTGGGAGCTCAGTGCCACTGCAGACCTGGATTCACTCTGCTGGATGACGGGCAAACATGTCAGG aTTTAGATGAGTGTGCAGACGGGCAGCACCAGTGTCACCAAAGATGCATCAACACATTCGGTTCTTTTAAGTGCGGCTGTGACGATGGCTATCATCCAGCCCCGGACCAGACCTCCTgcctag ATATAAATGAGTGCCAGGAGCAGAAGTGTGAGTGGCAGTGTATCAACCTGCTCGGCTCTCACCGCTGCATCTGCCCCAGAGGATACACACTCCACAGAGATGGGCAACGCTGCCAGG acATTAATGAGTGCAGTCAGAGGAATGGCGGATGTTCCCACCTGTGTGTGAACAGAAGAGGTGGATATAAATGTGCCTGTCCAGCCTCCCATCGCCTCTCCCCTTACAGCTGGAAGAAATGTGTACAGAGGGCCACAGCGACCACTGCAGGCTGA
- the rs1a gene encoding retinoschisin 1a: protein MDYCNPASPSLHGLVAQSTVGLVWFEAGWKMALAVQRFLLPLLLLGAHVFVCIYAQETGVSEAWTSRSCKCDCEGGETPTEFSSIGSGSSMVRGVDCMPECPYHKPLGFEAGSVNPDQITCSNQDQYTGWFSSWLPSKARLNTQGFGCAWLSKFQDSNQWLQIDLREVMVVSGILTQGRCDAEEWITKYSVQYRTDEKLNWIYYKDQTGNNRVFYGNSDRSSSVQNLLRPPIVARYIRIIPLGWHTRIALRLELLLCMNKCM, encoded by the exons ATGGATTATTGTAATCCAGCCTCTCCATCACTTCATGGTTTGGTTGCTCAGTCTACAGTCGGTCTCGTCTGGTTTGAGGCAGGTTGGAAGATGGCTCTCGCCGTGCAGCGTTTCCTGCTCCCCTTGCTTCTTCTGGGCGCTCATG TGTTCGTCTGCATTTACGCTCAAGAG actGGTGTGTCCGAGGCATGGACCAGCAGGTCTTGCAAATGTGACTGTGAAGGAGGAGAAACCCCGACAGAGTTTTCCTCCATTGGGTCTGGCTCCTCCATGGTGCGAGGAGTCGACTGCATGCCAG agtgTCCGTACCACAAACCTCTGGGCTTCGAGGCCGGATCGGTGAATCCAGACCAGATCACCTGCTCCAACCAGGACCAGTACACCGGCTGGTTCTCCTCATGGCTCCCCAGCAAGGCCCGGCTCAACACCCAGGGTTTCGG GTGCGCCTGGCTCTCCAAGTTCCAGGACAGCAATCAGTGGCTGCAGATCGACCTGAGGGAGGTGATGGTGGTGTCAGGGATCCTGACTCAGGGCCGCTGTGACGCTGAAGAGTGGATCACCAAGTACAGCGTTCAGTACCGCACGGACGAGAAGCTCAACTGGATCTATTACAAAGACCAGACAGGAAACAACAGG gtTTTTTATGGAAACTCTGACCGCTCCTCGTCTGTGCAGAATCTTTTGCGGCCGCCCATCGTGGCGCGCTACATTCGCATCATCCCTCTCGGATGGCACACGCGCATTGCTCTGCGCCTGGAGCTGCTACTGTGCATGAACAAATGCATGTGA
- the ppef1 gene encoding serine/threonine-protein phosphatase with EF-hands 1 isoform X1: protein MGCGTSVTTETQGKKVLQENSDGSKDEAVKTTPPALTMKAAVLIQRWYRRYMARLEMRRRYTWNIFQSIEYAGEQDQLQLSSFFSFMLDNVTQLNGSGPDLISQLLDPLVDPWLDRESCYDQIPVPESYAGPRLSFPLSVSDTNALLSAFKEQQTLHARYVLQLLYETKKLLKQMPNIIHLSTSYIKDITICGDLHGRLDDLLLIFYKNGLPSAETPYVFNGDFVDRGKKSIEVVILLFAYLLLYPDYMHLNRGNHEDHIMNLRYGFTKEVMQKYKTHGHEILQLFQDIFSLLPVATVIDGKILIVHGGISDQTDLDFLSSIERHKVKSALRFPRRSMEQLDIGQSSRQAKRMRLTDGSRPGSSRSQSKNQRNQLTPSLRKRQRGLSRQDSAASSSSSSSSSSSSSICSPRTPSCLSPRPCPSSPSMPYTINVLQVPFLDSLSTVPPPPPPPHDREWRQIVDILWSDPKTQEGCSPNTFRGGGCYFGPDITQRLLLQHGLQLLIRSHECKQEGYELCHGGQVITIFSASNYYEEGSNRGAYIKLGRELVPRFYQYQVSRTTRKLTLTQRVRVAEVSALRALKEKLFAHRSELMTGFQQYDPNNTGHLSVSEWAQVLESVLRLDLPWRTLRPHLCRLTADGSVEYQSCFEDMSPEIPLPQVAPNLAETLFRYRTDIEIIFNIIDKDHSGLISTEEFRHTWRLFSAHLGVDIDDRAIDELARSIDFNKDGSIDFTEFLEAFRVVHKLDNKDQQFKCS from the exons ATGGGATGTGGCACCTCCGTTACCACGGAAACGCAAGGGAAGAAAGTCCTACAGGAGAATTCTGACGGCTCAAAAG ATGAAGCAGTGAAGACGACCCCCCCGGCTCTGA ctATGAAGGCAGCTGTTCTGATCCAGCGATGGTACCGGCGCTACATGGCCCGTCTTGAGATGAGACGCAGGTACACGTGGAACATCTTCCAGTCGATAGAATACGCCGGAGAACAGGACCAGCTGCAG CTCTCCAGTTTCTTCAGTTTCATGTTGGACAACGTCACTCAGCTGAATGGAAGTGGGCCAG ACCTGATCTCCCAGCTGCTGGACCCGCTGGTCGATCCCTGGTTGGACAGAGAATCGTGCTACGACCAGATCCCTGTTCCAGAGTCGTACGCCGGGCCCCGACTGTCGTTTCCTCTCTCCGTCTCGGATACAAACGCTCTGCTCAGTGCATTCAAAGAGCAGCAG ACTCTGCATGCCAGATATGTTCTGCAGCTGCTATACGAGACCAAAAAACTCCTAAAACAGATGCCCAACATCATCCACCTGTCAACGTCCTACATCAAGGATATCACCATATGTG GTGATCTACATGGGCGGCTTGATGACTTGCTTCTCATATTTTATAAG aacgGCCTCCCCTCTGCGGAGACGCCATATGTGTTTAACGGGGACTTTGTGGACCGTGGGAAAAAGTCTATCGAAGTGGTCATCCTCCTGTTCGCCTACCTTCTGCTCTACCCCGACTACATGCACCTGAACCGAGGAAACCATGAAGACCACATCATGAATCTCag aTACGGGTTCACAAAAGAGGTGATGCAGAAGTACAAG ACTCACGGCCATGAGATCCTGCAGCTGTTTCAGGACATTTTCAGCCTCCTGCCCGTCGCAACAGTCATTGACGGAAAGATCCTGATTGTACATGGAGGAATATCAGACCAGACTGACCTGGACTTCCTCAGCTCCATAGAGAGACACAAG GTGAAATCTGCCCTGAGGTTTCCCCGACGCAGTATGGAGCAGCTGGACATCGGTCAGTCCAGCAGACAGGCAAAAAGAATGAGACTGACAGACGGCTCTCGTCCTGGCAGCAGTAGAAGCCAAAGCAAGAACCAAAGGAACCAATTAACACCCAGTCTGAG GAAGAGGCAACGTGGGCTCAGCCGACAAGACAGTGCTGCCTCcagttcttcctcctcctcctcgtcctcctcctcttccatctgCTCACCTCGGACTCCATCCTGCCTCTCGCCTCGTCCGTGCCCATCTTCTCCCAGCATGCCTTACACCATCAATGTTCTCCAAGTGCCTTTCCTGGACTCTCTGTCCACTGTTCCTCCTCCCCCACCGCCGCCGCATGATCGGGAATGGAGACAG ATTGTGGATATATTGTGGAGTGACCCCAAAACCCAAGAGGGCTGCAGTCCCAACACGTttagaggaggaggctgctACTTCGGCCCCGACATCACCCAGAGACTGCTGCTCCAACACGGACTCCAGTTGCTCATCAGGTCCCACGAGTGTAAACAGGAGGGATATGAGCTCTGTCACGGTGGACAG GTGATCACCATTTTCTCAGCGTCAAACTACTATGAGGAGGGAAGTAACCGTGGCGCCTACATCAAACTGGGCAGGGAGCTGGTTCCCCGCTTCTACCAGTACCAAGTCAGCCGCACAACACGCAAACTCACCCTGACACAGAG AGTCCGAGTGGCTGAAGTCTCGGCTCTCAGGGCCTTGAAGGAGAAGCTGTTCGCCCATCGCTCTGAGCTGATGACGGGCTTCCAGCAGTACGACCCGAACAACACCG GTCATTTGTCGGTCAGTGAATGGGCTCAGGTGCTGGAGTCTGTGCTGAGGCTGGATCTGCCCTGGAGGACTCTCCGTCCACACTTATGCCGTCTGACAGCAGATGGCAGTGTGGAGTATCAGTCCTGCTTTGAGGACATGAGCCCAGAGATTCCTCTGCCTCAG gTCGCTCCAAACTTGGCTGAAACTCTGTTCAGATACAGGACGGACATCGAGATAATATTCAACATTATAGACAAAGACCATTCAG GTCTGATATCCACCGAGGAGTTCCGTCACACCTGGCGTCTTTTCAGCGCTCACCTGGGCGTTGACATCGATGACAGGGCCATTGATGAGCTGGCGCGGAGTATCGACTTCAACAAGGATGGCAGCATAGACTTTACTGAGTTCCTGGAGGCCTTCAGAGTCGTACACAAACTGGACAACAAGGATCAGCAATTCAAGTGCTCGTGA
- the ppef1 gene encoding serine/threonine-protein phosphatase with EF-hands 1 isoform X3, whose protein sequence is MKAAVLIQRWYRRYMARLEMRRRYTWNIFQSIEYAGEQDQLQLSSFFSFMLDNVTQLNGSGPDLISQLLDPLVDPWLDRESCYDQIPVPESYAGPRLSFPLSVSDTNALLSAFKEQQTLHARYVLQLLYETKKLLKQMPNIIHLSTSYIKDITICGDLHGRLDDLLLIFYKNGLPSAETPYVFNGDFVDRGKKSIEVVILLFAYLLLYPDYMHLNRGNHEDHIMNLRYGFTKEVMQKYKTHGHEILQLFQDIFSLLPVATVIDGKILIVHGGISDQTDLDFLSSIERHKVKSALRFPRRSMEQLDIGQSSRQAKRMRLTDGSRPGSSRSQSKNQRNQLTPSLRKRQRGLSRQDSAASSSSSSSSSSSSSICSPRTPSCLSPRPCPSSPSMPYTINVLQVPFLDSLSTVPPPPPPPHDREWRQIVDILWSDPKTQEGCSPNTFRGGGCYFGPDITQRLLLQHGLQLLIRSHECKQEGYELCHGGQVITIFSASNYYEEGSNRGAYIKLGRELVPRFYQYQVSRTTRKLTLTQRVRVAEVSALRALKEKLFAHRSELMTGFQQYDPNNTGHLSVSEWAQVLESVLRLDLPWRTLRPHLCRLTADGSVEYQSCFEDMSPEIPLPQVAPNLAETLFRYRTDIEIIFNIIDKDHSGLISTEEFRHTWRLFSAHLGVDIDDRAIDELARSIDFNKDGSIDFTEFLEAFRVVHKLDNKDQQFKCS, encoded by the exons ATGAAGGCAGCTGTTCTGATCCAGCGATGGTACCGGCGCTACATGGCCCGTCTTGAGATGAGACGCAGGTACACGTGGAACATCTTCCAGTCGATAGAATACGCCGGAGAACAGGACCAGCTGCAG CTCTCCAGTTTCTTCAGTTTCATGTTGGACAACGTCACTCAGCTGAATGGAAGTGGGCCAG ACCTGATCTCCCAGCTGCTGGACCCGCTGGTCGATCCCTGGTTGGACAGAGAATCGTGCTACGACCAGATCCCTGTTCCAGAGTCGTACGCCGGGCCCCGACTGTCGTTTCCTCTCTCCGTCTCGGATACAAACGCTCTGCTCAGTGCATTCAAAGAGCAGCAG ACTCTGCATGCCAGATATGTTCTGCAGCTGCTATACGAGACCAAAAAACTCCTAAAACAGATGCCCAACATCATCCACCTGTCAACGTCCTACATCAAGGATATCACCATATGTG GTGATCTACATGGGCGGCTTGATGACTTGCTTCTCATATTTTATAAG aacgGCCTCCCCTCTGCGGAGACGCCATATGTGTTTAACGGGGACTTTGTGGACCGTGGGAAAAAGTCTATCGAAGTGGTCATCCTCCTGTTCGCCTACCTTCTGCTCTACCCCGACTACATGCACCTGAACCGAGGAAACCATGAAGACCACATCATGAATCTCag aTACGGGTTCACAAAAGAGGTGATGCAGAAGTACAAG ACTCACGGCCATGAGATCCTGCAGCTGTTTCAGGACATTTTCAGCCTCCTGCCCGTCGCAACAGTCATTGACGGAAAGATCCTGATTGTACATGGAGGAATATCAGACCAGACTGACCTGGACTTCCTCAGCTCCATAGAGAGACACAAG GTGAAATCTGCCCTGAGGTTTCCCCGACGCAGTATGGAGCAGCTGGACATCGGTCAGTCCAGCAGACAGGCAAAAAGAATGAGACTGACAGACGGCTCTCGTCCTGGCAGCAGTAGAAGCCAAAGCAAGAACCAAAGGAACCAATTAACACCCAGTCTGAG GAAGAGGCAACGTGGGCTCAGCCGACAAGACAGTGCTGCCTCcagttcttcctcctcctcctcgtcctcctcctcttccatctgCTCACCTCGGACTCCATCCTGCCTCTCGCCTCGTCCGTGCCCATCTTCTCCCAGCATGCCTTACACCATCAATGTTCTCCAAGTGCCTTTCCTGGACTCTCTGTCCACTGTTCCTCCTCCCCCACCGCCGCCGCATGATCGGGAATGGAGACAG ATTGTGGATATATTGTGGAGTGACCCCAAAACCCAAGAGGGCTGCAGTCCCAACACGTttagaggaggaggctgctACTTCGGCCCCGACATCACCCAGAGACTGCTGCTCCAACACGGACTCCAGTTGCTCATCAGGTCCCACGAGTGTAAACAGGAGGGATATGAGCTCTGTCACGGTGGACAG GTGATCACCATTTTCTCAGCGTCAAACTACTATGAGGAGGGAAGTAACCGTGGCGCCTACATCAAACTGGGCAGGGAGCTGGTTCCCCGCTTCTACCAGTACCAAGTCAGCCGCACAACACGCAAACTCACCCTGACACAGAG AGTCCGAGTGGCTGAAGTCTCGGCTCTCAGGGCCTTGAAGGAGAAGCTGTTCGCCCATCGCTCTGAGCTGATGACGGGCTTCCAGCAGTACGACCCGAACAACACCG GTCATTTGTCGGTCAGTGAATGGGCTCAGGTGCTGGAGTCTGTGCTGAGGCTGGATCTGCCCTGGAGGACTCTCCGTCCACACTTATGCCGTCTGACAGCAGATGGCAGTGTGGAGTATCAGTCCTGCTTTGAGGACATGAGCCCAGAGATTCCTCTGCCTCAG gTCGCTCCAAACTTGGCTGAAACTCTGTTCAGATACAGGACGGACATCGAGATAATATTCAACATTATAGACAAAGACCATTCAG GTCTGATATCCACCGAGGAGTTCCGTCACACCTGGCGTCTTTTCAGCGCTCACCTGGGCGTTGACATCGATGACAGGGCCATTGATGAGCTGGCGCGGAGTATCGACTTCAACAAGGATGGCAGCATAGACTTTACTGAGTTCCTGGAGGCCTTCAGAGTCGTACACAAACTGGACAACAAGGATCAGCAATTCAAGTGCTCGTGA
- the ppef1 gene encoding serine/threonine-protein phosphatase with EF-hands 1 isoform X2 — protein sequence MSCLLFRLKCVCVVAMKAAVLIQRWYRRYMARLEMRRRYTWNIFQSIEYAGEQDQLQLSSFFSFMLDNVTQLNGSGPDLISQLLDPLVDPWLDRESCYDQIPVPESYAGPRLSFPLSVSDTNALLSAFKEQQTLHARYVLQLLYETKKLLKQMPNIIHLSTSYIKDITICGDLHGRLDDLLLIFYKNGLPSAETPYVFNGDFVDRGKKSIEVVILLFAYLLLYPDYMHLNRGNHEDHIMNLRYGFTKEVMQKYKTHGHEILQLFQDIFSLLPVATVIDGKILIVHGGISDQTDLDFLSSIERHKVKSALRFPRRSMEQLDIGQSSRQAKRMRLTDGSRPGSSRSQSKNQRNQLTPSLRKRQRGLSRQDSAASSSSSSSSSSSSSICSPRTPSCLSPRPCPSSPSMPYTINVLQVPFLDSLSTVPPPPPPPHDREWRQIVDILWSDPKTQEGCSPNTFRGGGCYFGPDITQRLLLQHGLQLLIRSHECKQEGYELCHGGQVITIFSASNYYEEGSNRGAYIKLGRELVPRFYQYQVSRTTRKLTLTQRVRVAEVSALRALKEKLFAHRSELMTGFQQYDPNNTGHLSVSEWAQVLESVLRLDLPWRTLRPHLCRLTADGSVEYQSCFEDMSPEIPLPQVAPNLAETLFRYRTDIEIIFNIIDKDHSGLISTEEFRHTWRLFSAHLGVDIDDRAIDELARSIDFNKDGSIDFTEFLEAFRVVHKLDNKDQQFKCS from the exons ATGTCATGTCTCCTATTCAGactcaaatgtgtttgtgttgtagctATGAAGGCAGCTGTTCTGATCCAGCGATGGTACCGGCGCTACATGGCCCGTCTTGAGATGAGACGCAGGTACACGTGGAACATCTTCCAGTCGATAGAATACGCCGGAGAACAGGACCAGCTGCAG CTCTCCAGTTTCTTCAGTTTCATGTTGGACAACGTCACTCAGCTGAATGGAAGTGGGCCAG ACCTGATCTCCCAGCTGCTGGACCCGCTGGTCGATCCCTGGTTGGACAGAGAATCGTGCTACGACCAGATCCCTGTTCCAGAGTCGTACGCCGGGCCCCGACTGTCGTTTCCTCTCTCCGTCTCGGATACAAACGCTCTGCTCAGTGCATTCAAAGAGCAGCAG ACTCTGCATGCCAGATATGTTCTGCAGCTGCTATACGAGACCAAAAAACTCCTAAAACAGATGCCCAACATCATCCACCTGTCAACGTCCTACATCAAGGATATCACCATATGTG GTGATCTACATGGGCGGCTTGATGACTTGCTTCTCATATTTTATAAG aacgGCCTCCCCTCTGCGGAGACGCCATATGTGTTTAACGGGGACTTTGTGGACCGTGGGAAAAAGTCTATCGAAGTGGTCATCCTCCTGTTCGCCTACCTTCTGCTCTACCCCGACTACATGCACCTGAACCGAGGAAACCATGAAGACCACATCATGAATCTCag aTACGGGTTCACAAAAGAGGTGATGCAGAAGTACAAG ACTCACGGCCATGAGATCCTGCAGCTGTTTCAGGACATTTTCAGCCTCCTGCCCGTCGCAACAGTCATTGACGGAAAGATCCTGATTGTACATGGAGGAATATCAGACCAGACTGACCTGGACTTCCTCAGCTCCATAGAGAGACACAAG GTGAAATCTGCCCTGAGGTTTCCCCGACGCAGTATGGAGCAGCTGGACATCGGTCAGTCCAGCAGACAGGCAAAAAGAATGAGACTGACAGACGGCTCTCGTCCTGGCAGCAGTAGAAGCCAAAGCAAGAACCAAAGGAACCAATTAACACCCAGTCTGAG GAAGAGGCAACGTGGGCTCAGCCGACAAGACAGTGCTGCCTCcagttcttcctcctcctcctcgtcctcctcctcttccatctgCTCACCTCGGACTCCATCCTGCCTCTCGCCTCGTCCGTGCCCATCTTCTCCCAGCATGCCTTACACCATCAATGTTCTCCAAGTGCCTTTCCTGGACTCTCTGTCCACTGTTCCTCCTCCCCCACCGCCGCCGCATGATCGGGAATGGAGACAG ATTGTGGATATATTGTGGAGTGACCCCAAAACCCAAGAGGGCTGCAGTCCCAACACGTttagaggaggaggctgctACTTCGGCCCCGACATCACCCAGAGACTGCTGCTCCAACACGGACTCCAGTTGCTCATCAGGTCCCACGAGTGTAAACAGGAGGGATATGAGCTCTGTCACGGTGGACAG GTGATCACCATTTTCTCAGCGTCAAACTACTATGAGGAGGGAAGTAACCGTGGCGCCTACATCAAACTGGGCAGGGAGCTGGTTCCCCGCTTCTACCAGTACCAAGTCAGCCGCACAACACGCAAACTCACCCTGACACAGAG AGTCCGAGTGGCTGAAGTCTCGGCTCTCAGGGCCTTGAAGGAGAAGCTGTTCGCCCATCGCTCTGAGCTGATGACGGGCTTCCAGCAGTACGACCCGAACAACACCG GTCATTTGTCGGTCAGTGAATGGGCTCAGGTGCTGGAGTCTGTGCTGAGGCTGGATCTGCCCTGGAGGACTCTCCGTCCACACTTATGCCGTCTGACAGCAGATGGCAGTGTGGAGTATCAGTCCTGCTTTGAGGACATGAGCCCAGAGATTCCTCTGCCTCAG gTCGCTCCAAACTTGGCTGAAACTCTGTTCAGATACAGGACGGACATCGAGATAATATTCAACATTATAGACAAAGACCATTCAG GTCTGATATCCACCGAGGAGTTCCGTCACACCTGGCGTCTTTTCAGCGCTCACCTGGGCGTTGACATCGATGACAGGGCCATTGATGAGCTGGCGCGGAGTATCGACTTCAACAAGGATGGCAGCATAGACTTTACTGAGTTCCTGGAGGCCTTCAGAGTCGTACACAAACTGGACAACAAGGATCAGCAATTCAAGTGCTCGTGA